The following are encoded in a window of Aromatoleum petrolei genomic DNA:
- a CDS encoding formate dehydrogenase subunit delta: MDIQQLVKAANQIGAYFAIYPDQEQARQEITRHLTNFWTPHMRAAIRDHVASGAAHDLSPLAAAAVQVLPPAAASSPR; the protein is encoded by the coding sequence ATGGACATCCAACAGCTCGTCAAGGCGGCAAACCAGATCGGTGCCTATTTCGCGATCTACCCCGATCAGGAACAGGCCCGCCAGGAGATCACCCGCCATCTCACGAATTTCTGGACGCCGCACATGCGCGCTGCGATCCGCGATCACGTCGCGAGCGGCGCGGCGCATGACCTGAGCCCCCTTGCGGCCGCCGCGGTGCAAGTCTTGCCACCCGCAGCGGCTAGTAGTCCACGCTGA
- the fdhD gene encoding formate dehydrogenase accessory sulfurtransferase FdhD codes for MRARTTGATLRNEHPADLALGALPDAEPVPAYVAASAWRTGDGTRMACLERLIEESPVALVYNGISHAVMLASPSDLEDFAVGFSLCEGIITSPGEIYGIEVAHGALGIETRIELAAERFMSMKARRRSLAGRTGCGLCGVDSLAAALRPVAPVQDVLEVGPAAVLRAIRDLPGHQTLHRLTGAGHAAAWADRDGRILMLREDVGRHNALDKLIGGLLREGIAPASGFAVVTSRASYEMVQKLGAFGGGLLAAVSAPTAAAVRVAQESNITLVGFVREDRFTTYTTRSL; via the coding sequence ATGAGGGCGAGGACAACGGGCGCGACGCTCCGCAACGAACATCCGGCAGACCTAGCGCTCGGCGCGTTGCCCGACGCAGAGCCCGTTCCGGCCTACGTCGCCGCATCGGCATGGCGGACCGGCGACGGCACCCGCATGGCCTGCCTGGAAAGGCTGATCGAGGAGTCGCCGGTCGCGCTCGTCTACAACGGCATCTCGCACGCGGTGATGCTGGCGAGTCCGTCCGACCTTGAGGACTTCGCCGTCGGTTTCTCGCTGTGCGAGGGGATCATCACCTCCCCCGGGGAGATCTACGGGATCGAAGTCGCTCACGGAGCGCTCGGCATCGAAACCCGCATCGAGCTCGCCGCCGAGCGCTTCATGAGTATGAAAGCCCGCCGCCGCAGCCTCGCCGGGCGCACCGGTTGCGGACTGTGCGGCGTCGACAGCCTCGCGGCGGCACTACGGCCGGTGGCCCCGGTGCAGGATGTTCTCGAGGTCGGCCCCGCGGCCGTCCTGCGCGCCATTCGCGATCTGCCGGGGCACCAGACACTTCACCGCCTCACCGGTGCCGGGCACGCTGCGGCGTGGGCCGACCGCGACGGTCGCATCCTGATGCTGCGCGAGGACGTCGGCCGGCACAACGCGCTGGACAAGCTGATCGGAGGATTACTGCGGGAAGGCATCGCGCCGGCGAGCGGCTTTGCCGTCGTGACGAGTCGTGCCAGCTACGAGATGGTGCAGAAACTCGGCGCCTTCGGCGGCGGCCTGCTAGCGGCCGTTTCGGCACCGACCGCCGCCGCCGTCCGCGTCGCGCAGGAATCCAACATCACCCTGGTCGGCTTCGTGCGCGAAGACCGATTCACCACTTACACGACCCGATCACTCTGA
- the fdhF gene encoding formate dehydrogenase subunit alpha, whose amino-acid sequence MSLPREIDFGTPARESGQTVTLSIDGIEVTVPAGTSVMRAAQESGTAIPKLCATDSLEPWGSCRLCMVEIEGRRGYPASCTTPVEPGMVVRTQTTKLAELRRGVMELYISDHPLDCLTCSANGNCELQDMAGVVGLREVRYGEASRAQGNANHFDAASRAPIDTSNPYFAYDASKCIVCNRCVRACEETQGTFALTISGRGFDSRVSPGQDQSFMASECVSCGACVQACPTATLMEKSVIDKGQAERSVVTTCAYCGVGCSFKAEMKGTEVVRMVPNKDGHANHGHACVKGRFAWGYATHPDRITTPMIRKRIDQPWQKVSWDEAIQYAASEFRRIQAQHGRESIGGITSSRCTNEETYLVQKLVRAAFGNNNVDTCARVCHSPTGYGLKQTLGESAGTQTFDSVMQADVIMVIGANPTDGHPVFGSQLKRRLRQGAKLIVADPRAIDLIKGPHYRAAHHLKLRPGTNVALANALAHVIVTEGLVDEAFVAERCEAASFAMWREFVARPEHSPEASAAITAVPADAVRAAARLYATGGNAAIYYGLGVTEHSQGSTMVMAIANLAMATGNVGRLGVGVNPLRGQNNVQGSCDMGSFPHELPGYRHVSDATTRGLFERAWGVTLDPEPGLRIPNMFEAALDGSFKGLYCEGEDIAQSDPNTQHVEAALAAMECVVVQDIFLNETAKFAHVFLPGASFLEKNGTFTNAERRISRVRKVMPPLAGKEDWEVTVALAEALGYPMSYAQPSEIMDEIARLTPSFHGVSYDKLERLGSIQWPCNDDAPEGTPIMHVDGFVRGKGRFMPTQYVATEEKVTRRFPLILTTGRILSQYNVGAQTRRTANVAWHAEDRLEIHPVDAEDRGIENGAWVGIASRAGETVLRATVTERMQPGVVYTTFHFPESGANVITTDNSDWATNCPEYKVTAVEVMPVTVPSAWQERHRRQSRRQADLLKPDGALQDAPA is encoded by the coding sequence ATGTCGCTTCCCCGCGAAATCGATTTCGGCACGCCCGCGCGCGAATCCGGACAAACGGTCACCCTGAGCATCGACGGCATCGAGGTCACCGTGCCGGCCGGCACCTCGGTGATGCGCGCCGCGCAGGAGAGCGGAACCGCGATCCCCAAGCTGTGCGCCACCGACAGCCTGGAGCCCTGGGGCTCGTGCCGGCTGTGCATGGTGGAGATCGAGGGCCGGCGTGGCTACCCCGCCTCGTGCACGACGCCGGTCGAACCTGGCATGGTGGTGCGCACCCAGACGACGAAGCTCGCGGAACTGCGCCGCGGCGTGATGGAACTCTACATCTCCGACCACCCGCTCGACTGCCTGACCTGTTCGGCCAACGGAAACTGCGAGCTGCAGGACATGGCCGGCGTCGTCGGCCTGCGCGAGGTGCGCTACGGCGAGGCCAGTCGAGCGCAAGGCAACGCCAACCACTTCGATGCCGCAAGCCGCGCCCCCATCGACACCTCCAACCCCTACTTCGCCTACGACGCCTCCAAGTGCATCGTGTGCAACCGCTGCGTGCGCGCCTGCGAGGAAACCCAGGGCACCTTCGCGCTGACGATTTCCGGGCGTGGTTTCGATTCGCGGGTCTCGCCGGGCCAGGACCAGAGCTTCATGGCCTCCGAATGCGTGTCCTGCGGCGCCTGCGTCCAGGCCTGCCCGACCGCCACGCTGATGGAGAAGTCGGTCATCGACAAGGGCCAGGCCGAGCGCAGCGTCGTGACCACTTGCGCCTACTGCGGCGTGGGCTGCTCGTTCAAGGCAGAAATGAAGGGGACCGAAGTGGTGCGCATGGTCCCCAACAAGGACGGCCACGCCAACCACGGCCATGCCTGCGTCAAGGGGCGCTTCGCGTGGGGCTACGCCACCCACCCCGATCGCATCACCACGCCGATGATCCGCAAGCGCATCGACCAGCCGTGGCAGAAGGTGAGCTGGGACGAGGCGATCCAGTACGCCGCATCCGAATTCCGCCGCATCCAGGCCCAGCACGGCCGCGAGTCGATCGGCGGCATCACCTCCTCGCGCTGCACGAACGAGGAGACCTATCTCGTGCAGAAGCTGGTGCGCGCCGCCTTCGGCAACAACAACGTGGACACCTGCGCGCGCGTGTGCCACTCCCCCACCGGCTACGGCCTCAAGCAGACGCTGGGCGAGTCCGCCGGCACCCAGACCTTCGACTCGGTGATGCAGGCCGACGTCATCATGGTGATCGGCGCGAACCCGACGGACGGCCACCCGGTGTTCGGCTCGCAACTGAAGCGCCGGCTACGCCAGGGGGCGAAGCTCATCGTCGCCGACCCGCGGGCGATCGACCTGATCAAGGGCCCGCATTACCGCGCCGCCCATCACCTGAAGCTGCGCCCCGGGACCAACGTCGCGCTCGCCAACGCGCTCGCCCACGTCATCGTCACCGAGGGACTGGTCGACGAAGCCTTCGTTGCCGAGCGCTGCGAGGCCGCCTCCTTCGCCATGTGGCGCGAATTCGTGGCGCGCCCGGAGCATTCGCCCGAGGCGAGCGCCGCGATCACCGCCGTGCCCGCTGACGCCGTGCGCGCGGCCGCCCGCCTCTACGCCACCGGCGGCAACGCCGCGATCTACTACGGCCTGGGGGTGACCGAGCACAGCCAGGGCTCGACCATGGTGATGGCGATCGCCAACCTCGCGATGGCCACCGGCAATGTCGGCCGCCTGGGCGTCGGCGTGAATCCGCTGCGCGGCCAGAATAACGTGCAAGGCTCCTGCGACATGGGTTCCTTCCCGCACGAACTGCCGGGCTATCGGCACGTGTCGGATGCCACCACCCGCGGCCTCTTCGAGCGCGCCTGGGGCGTCACGCTGGACCCCGAGCCGGGCCTGCGCATCCCCAACATGTTCGAGGCGGCGCTGGACGGATCCTTCAAGGGCCTTTACTGCGAGGGCGAGGATATTGCCCAGTCCGACCCCAACACGCAGCACGTCGAAGCCGCGCTCGCGGCGATGGAGTGCGTGGTGGTGCAGGACATCTTCCTCAACGAGACCGCCAAGTTCGCCCACGTCTTCCTGCCCGGCGCGAGCTTCCTGGAGAAGAACGGCACCTTCACCAACGCCGAGCGCCGCATCTCGCGTGTGCGCAAGGTCATGCCCCCGCTCGCCGGCAAGGAGGACTGGGAAGTCACTGTGGCGCTCGCCGAGGCGCTCGGCTACCCGATGAGCTATGCGCAGCCGTCCGAGATCATGGACGAGATCGCCCGCCTCACCCCGAGCTTCCACGGCGTGAGCTACGACAAGCTCGAACGCCTGGGCAGCATCCAGTGGCCGTGCAACGACGATGCTCCGGAAGGCACTCCGATCATGCACGTCGACGGCTTCGTGCGCGGCAAGGGCCGCTTCATGCCGACGCAATACGTGGCGACCGAGGAGAAGGTGACCCGGCGCTTCCCCCTCATCCTCACCACCGGGCGCATCCTCTCGCAGTACAACGTCGGCGCCCAGACCCGGCGCACCGCCAACGTCGCGTGGCACGCCGAGGACCGACTGGAAATCCATCCGGTGGACGCCGAGGACCGCGGCATCGAGAACGGCGCCTGGGTGGGCATTGCCAGCCGCGCAGGCGAAACCGTGCTGCGGGCGACCGTCACCGAGCGGATGCAGCCGGGCGTGGTCTACACGACCTTCCACTTCCCCGAGTCGGGCGCCAACGTGATCACCACCGACAACTCGGACTGGGCCACCAACTGCCCCGAATACAAGGTGACGGCCGTCGAGGTCATGCCCGTGACGGTGCCGTCGGCCTGGCAGGAGCGCCACCGCCGGCAGAGCCGGCGCCAGGCCGACCTGCTCAAGCCCGACGGGGCCCTGCAGGACGCTCCGGCATGA
- a CDS encoding formate dehydrogenase beta subunit: MSIRLYIPIDSTALSLGAERVARAIAEEAARRGIDLGIVRNGSRGMFWLEPLIEVETVAGRVGYGPVTPADVAGLFDAGFLSGADHPLALGRVEAIPYLASQERLTFARVGVTDPLSLDDYRAHGGFAGLARAIGMSCAEVVQEVTDSGLRGRGGAAFPTGIKWNTVLAAAADRKYVVCNADEGDSGTFSDRMLMEGDPYCLIEGMAIAGLAVGATQGYIYLRSEYPHAFETLRAAIARARTAGCLGQDVMGSGRVFELEVRMGAGAYICGEETSMLESLEGKRGTVRAKPPLPAIAGLFGKPTVINNVMSLASVPTILARGAAFYRDYGMGRSRGTLPFQLAGNLRRTGLVEKAFGVTLRELLYDYGGGSASGRPIRAVQVGGPLGAYVPESQFDVPLDYEAYVAIGAMVGHGGLVAFDDRADMARMARYAMEFCAVESCGKCTPCRIGSTRGVEVIDRIVAGEQRGRNVALLNSLCDTMLNGSLCALGGMTPYPVQSALKHFPEDFGLVPDEDNKGA, translated from the coding sequence ATGAGTATCCGTCTCTATATCCCCATCGACTCGACGGCTCTATCGCTCGGCGCCGAACGCGTCGCCCGCGCCATCGCCGAGGAAGCCGCACGCCGCGGCATCGATCTCGGCATCGTGCGCAACGGCTCACGCGGCATGTTCTGGCTGGAGCCACTGATCGAGGTCGAAACCGTTGCCGGGCGCGTCGGCTACGGCCCGGTGACGCCCGCGGACGTGGCGGGCCTCTTCGACGCCGGTTTCCTCTCCGGCGCGGACCACCCCCTGGCGCTCGGCAGGGTCGAGGCGATCCCGTATCTCGCGAGCCAGGAGCGGCTCACCTTCGCCCGCGTCGGCGTCACCGATCCCCTGTCGCTTGACGACTACCGCGCCCACGGGGGCTTCGCGGGCCTCGCACGGGCGATCGGCATGTCCTGTGCCGAGGTGGTGCAGGAAGTCACCGACTCCGGCCTGCGGGGCCGGGGTGGTGCCGCCTTCCCCACGGGCATCAAGTGGAATACCGTGCTCGCCGCGGCGGCGGACCGGAAATACGTGGTGTGCAACGCCGACGAGGGCGACTCGGGCACCTTCTCCGACCGCATGCTGATGGAAGGCGACCCTTACTGCCTGATCGAGGGCATGGCGATTGCCGGCCTCGCGGTCGGTGCCACGCAAGGCTATATCTACCTTCGTTCCGAGTATCCGCACGCGTTCGAGACGCTGCGAGCGGCGATCGCGCGCGCCCGCACCGCCGGCTGCCTCGGCCAGGACGTGATGGGCTCGGGCAGGGTCTTCGAACTCGAAGTGCGCATGGGCGCAGGCGCCTACATCTGCGGCGAGGAGACTTCCATGCTGGAGAGTCTCGAGGGCAAGCGCGGCACGGTACGGGCCAAGCCGCCGCTGCCGGCGATCGCCGGCCTGTTCGGCAAGCCCACCGTGATCAACAACGTGATGAGCCTCGCTTCGGTGCCGACCATCCTCGCCCGTGGCGCGGCCTTCTATCGCGACTACGGCATGGGCCGCTCGCGCGGCACACTGCCCTTCCAACTCGCCGGCAACCTCCGGCGCACCGGGCTGGTGGAAAAGGCCTTCGGCGTGACGCTGCGCGAACTCCTCTACGACTACGGCGGCGGCTCGGCGAGCGGCCGGCCGATCCGCGCGGTGCAGGTCGGCGGCCCGCTGGGCGCCTACGTGCCGGAGTCGCAGTTCGACGTACCCCTCGACTACGAGGCCTACGTGGCGATCGGCGCGATGGTCGGCCACGGCGGACTGGTGGCCTTCGACGATCGCGCGGACATGGCCCGCATGGCGCGCTACGCGATGGAGTTCTGCGCGGTCGAATCCTGCGGCAAATGCACACCCTGCCGCATCGGCTCCACCCGGGGCGTCGAGGTGATCGACCGCATCGTCGCGGGCGAGCAGCGCGGCCGCAACGTGGCGCTGCTGAATTCGCTGTGCGACACGATGCTGAACGGCTCGCTGTGCGCGCTGGGCGGGATGACGCCCTACCCTGTGCAGTCCGCGCTCAAGCATTTCCCGGAAGACTTCGGGCTCGTTCCCGACGAAGACAACAAGGGCGCCTGA
- a CDS encoding formate dehydrogenase subunit gamma, which yields MSRPDPDSATDRLARVRSIASAYRPTPGALLPLLHAVQNELGFIPDDCVPIIAGELDLSRAEVHGVISFYHHFRRTPPGRHVVQVCRAESCQAMGGEALEAHAKARLGVDYHSTTPDCAVTLEAVYCLGNCACSPAIRVDDEIVGRVDAARFDEVIAELRSGEASA from the coding sequence ATGTCCAGACCCGATCCTGATTCAGCCACCGACCGCCTTGCCCGGGTGCGGAGCATCGCGAGCGCCTATCGCCCCACCCCCGGCGCCCTCTTGCCGCTGCTCCACGCCGTACAGAACGAACTCGGATTCATTCCCGACGATTGCGTCCCGATCATCGCGGGGGAACTCGATCTTTCGCGCGCCGAAGTTCACGGGGTGATCAGCTTCTACCATCATTTCCGCCGCACGCCGCCCGGCCGTCACGTAGTGCAGGTGTGCCGCGCCGAGTCCTGTCAGGCGATGGGCGGCGAAGCGCTGGAGGCGCACGCCAAGGCGCGCCTCGGCGTGGACTATCACTCGACCACGCCCGACTGCGCGGTCACGCTGGAGGCGGTGTACTGCCTCGGCAACTGCGCCTGTTCGCCGGCGATCCGCGTCGACGACGAGATCGTCGGCCGCGTCGATGCCGCGCGCTTCGACGAAGTGATCGCCGAACTCCGCAGCGGGGAGGCTTCGGCATGA
- a CDS encoding substrate-binding domain-containing protein → MPKEIITIEPSWRFRNAAGQELDPLLFRLLRAINESGKLTAAAEQVGYSYRHCWNLIHHWSAFFGVPLVTLSKGRGARLTPLGEKLAWAAQLVEARLNPQLQNLAVEIHREIGRALSDSLPTLRLHASQGFAVELLPELFAEISKARLELVYLGSVEAMASMARGNCELCGFHLPKSLPAEDLLDRYGKFLKPRTHRLIRLVTRTQGLFLAAGNPLGIRSIADLTGPEVRFVNRQPNSGTRILFDLLLSEAGVKAEAVVTYEQIEYTHSAVAAFVASGMADAGFGVETAASRFKLDFLPLAQETYFLACRHELLAQPAVQDLLTVLRSPVFAQRIVGLPGYDAQGAGDVLRVDSVFERSSGRPSAPG, encoded by the coding sequence ATGCCTAAAGAGATCATTACGATCGAACCGAGCTGGCGCTTCCGCAACGCCGCGGGGCAGGAGCTCGATCCCCTGCTGTTCCGCCTGCTGCGGGCGATCAACGAGAGCGGCAAGCTCACGGCGGCGGCCGAGCAGGTCGGCTATTCGTATCGCCACTGCTGGAACCTCATCCACCACTGGTCCGCGTTCTTCGGCGTTCCCCTGGTCACCCTGAGCAAGGGACGGGGCGCGCGGCTCACGCCGCTGGGGGAAAAGCTCGCGTGGGCGGCCCAGCTGGTGGAGGCGCGCTTGAATCCGCAGCTGCAAAACCTGGCCGTCGAGATCCACCGCGAAATCGGTCGTGCGTTGAGCGACAGCCTGCCGACCCTGCGCCTGCACGCGAGTCAGGGCTTTGCCGTGGAACTGTTGCCTGAGCTGTTCGCCGAGATCAGCAAGGCGCGGCTGGAGCTGGTCTATCTCGGCTCGGTGGAGGCGATGGCTTCCATGGCACGGGGCAACTGCGAGCTGTGCGGCTTTCATCTGCCCAAAAGCTTGCCGGCGGAGGACTTGCTGGACCGCTACGGCAAGTTTCTAAAACCCCGCACCCACCGCTTGATTCGACTGGTCACCCGGACGCAGGGACTGTTTCTCGCCGCTGGCAACCCGCTGGGCATCCGCAGCATCGCGGATCTGACGGGGCCGGAGGTTCGCTTCGTGAACCGTCAGCCGAATTCCGGGACGCGCATCCTGTTCGATCTGTTGCTGAGCGAGGCGGGAGTCAAAGCCGAAGCCGTCGTCACCTACGAGCAGATCGAATACACCCATTCCGCCGTCGCGGCTTTCGTTGCGAGTGGCATGGCCGACGCGGGTTTCGGCGTGGAGACCGCGGCGAGCCGCTTCAAGCTGGATTTCTTGCCCCTGGCCCAGGAAACCTATTTCCTCGCGTGCCGACACGAGTTGCTGGCACAGCCGGCGGTGCAGGATCTGCTGACCGTGTTGCGCAGCCCCGTCTTTGCGCAGCGGATCGTCGGGCTGCCAGGCTACGACGCTCAGGGGGCCGGGGACGTGCTGCGAGTCGATAGCGTATTCGAGAGATCGTCCGGCCGCCCGTCGGCGCCCGGTTGA
- a CDS encoding GlxA family transcriptional regulator has translation MAAATAAPTYRFAFITLDNYSMIALSSAIEPLRMANYLSGREVYQWSIVTLDGQPATASNGAYMLPTVALDETGPVNIAFVCGGIKVKEAITPPLLAALRRLAQRHVPIGALCTGSYALAMAGVLEKHPVAIHWENMAGLLEEFPGIHVTEKLFSIGDDRYTCSGGIAPLDLMLHLIKDQLGPEIALAISEQFIVERVRDDNDRQRIPLQNQVGICQENLLKVAALMEANIEEPLSLDELSDEIGVSRRQIERLFKRYLNCVPTKYYLDLRLHRARALLLQTSMSILEIAIACGFRTPPHFAKCYRDLFGYPPSGERSQKCRNRTFTPVPLLSMPRPQSKTPSVDYYGNA, from the coding sequence ATGGCAGCAGCAACGGCAGCGCCGACCTATCGCTTCGCATTCATCACGCTCGACAACTATTCGATGATCGCGCTCTCGAGCGCGATCGAGCCGCTCCGCATGGCCAACTACCTGAGCGGGCGCGAGGTGTACCAGTGGTCCATCGTCACGCTCGACGGTCAGCCTGCCACCGCAAGCAACGGAGCGTACATGTTGCCGACGGTTGCCCTCGACGAGACGGGGCCGGTGAACATCGCCTTCGTGTGCGGGGGCATCAAGGTCAAGGAAGCGATCACGCCTCCGCTGCTGGCCGCGTTGCGCCGCCTGGCGCAGCGTCACGTGCCGATCGGCGCACTATGCACCGGGAGTTACGCGCTCGCGATGGCCGGCGTACTCGAAAAGCACCCGGTGGCAATCCACTGGGAGAACATGGCAGGCCTGCTCGAAGAGTTTCCCGGCATCCACGTCACCGAGAAGCTCTTCTCGATCGGTGACGACCGCTATACCTGCTCGGGCGGTATCGCGCCGCTGGATCTGATGCTTCACCTGATCAAGGACCAGCTCGGACCCGAGATCGCGTTGGCGATCTCCGAGCAGTTCATCGTCGAGCGCGTCCGCGACGACAACGACCGTCAGCGCATCCCGCTGCAGAACCAGGTCGGCATCTGCCAGGAAAACCTGCTCAAGGTCGCGGCGCTGATGGAAGCGAACATCGAGGAGCCGCTGTCGCTCGACGAACTGTCCGACGAGATCGGCGTGTCGCGCCGGCAGATCGAACGCCTGTTCAAGCGCTACCTCAACTGCGTGCCCACCAAGTATTACCTCGACCTGCGCCTGCACCGGGCGCGGGCGCTGTTGCTGCAGACTTCGATGTCCATCCTCGAGATCGCCATCGCCTGCGGCTTCCGCACGCCGCCGCATTTCGCGAAGTGCTATCGCGACCTCTTCGGCTACCCGCCGAGCGGCGAGCGCAGCCAGAAATGCAGGAATCGGACGTTCACGCCCGTCCCGCTCCTGTCCATGCCGCGCCCGCAATCCAAGACGCCGAGCGTCGACTATTACGGCAATGCGTGA
- a CDS encoding DMT family transporter — protein MEWLYLSISILAEVTATTALKASGSFTRLLPSLVVVTGYGISFYFLSLAIQRIPLGVAYAIWSAVGVVLVSTAGALLFAQRLSVPVIAGMTLIVAGVIVINLFSPHVVH, from the coding sequence ATGGAGTGGCTCTACCTTTCGATCTCGATCCTCGCCGAGGTGACCGCCACCACCGCCCTGAAAGCCTCCGGCAGCTTCACACGCCTGCTGCCTTCGCTCGTCGTGGTGACCGGCTACGGCATCTCCTTCTATTTCCTGTCGCTCGCCATTCAACGCATCCCGTTGGGCGTCGCGTATGCGATCTGGTCCGCAGTGGGCGTCGTTCTGGTTTCCACTGCAGGCGCCCTGCTCTTCGCCCAGCGCCTCAGCGTCCCGGTCATCGCCGGCATGACGCTCATCGTCGCCGGCGTGATCGTCATCAACCTCTTTTCGCCCCACGTGGTCCACTAG
- a CDS encoding choline ABC transporter substrate-binding protein — protein MKKMVNVAAAASLALAVFATHAAASVEPAACRDVRFADVGWTDITATTALASTLLEGLGYRPKTTIASVPITFAGIKKKQIDVFLGYWSPSMTPMIEPFVKTGDVKVLETPNLTGAKYTLAVPKYVADAGLKSFADIVRFADKLDRKIYGIEPGNDGNALIEKMLKENAFGLKGFEMVESSEAGMLLSVDRAIRQKKWIVFLGWEPHPMNVKFDVTYLEGGDEVFGPNFGEAKVYTVVPPDYLNRCPNVGRLVTNLTFNTDLENRLMMPIVEKKNPAAVIRTWLKENPKQLDSWLAGVNAADGGDGLASVKAYLQR, from the coding sequence ATGAAGAAAATGGTCAACGTCGCCGCTGCCGCCAGCCTGGCTCTCGCGGTGTTCGCCACCCACGCCGCCGCCAGCGTCGAGCCGGCTGCCTGCCGCGACGTCCGCTTTGCCGACGTGGGCTGGACCGACATCACCGCGACGACGGCGCTCGCCTCCACCCTGCTCGAAGGCCTCGGCTACCGGCCTAAAACGACGATCGCCTCGGTGCCGATCACTTTCGCAGGCATCAAGAAGAAACAGATCGACGTCTTTCTCGGCTACTGGTCGCCGTCGATGACGCCGATGATCGAGCCCTTCGTGAAGACGGGCGACGTGAAGGTCCTCGAAACGCCCAATCTCACCGGCGCCAAATACACGCTGGCGGTGCCGAAGTATGTCGCCGATGCCGGCCTCAAGAGCTTCGCCGACATCGTCCGCTTCGCCGACAAGCTCGACCGCAAGATCTACGGGATCGAACCGGGCAACGACGGCAACGCGCTGATCGAGAAGATGCTCAAGGAGAACGCTTTCGGCCTGAAGGGCTTCGAGATGGTCGAGTCGAGCGAGGCCGGGATGCTGCTGTCGGTGGACCGGGCGATCCGGCAGAAGAAGTGGATCGTGTTTCTCGGTTGGGAACCCCACCCGATGAACGTCAAGTTCGACGTGACCTACCTGGAGGGGGGCGACGAGGTTTTCGGGCCGAACTTCGGTGAAGCGAAGGTCTACACGGTGGTGCCGCCCGACTACCTCAACCGCTGCCCGAACGTCGGCCGCCTGGTGACCAACCTCACCTTCAATACCGACCTCGAGAACCGGCTGATGATGCCTATCGTCGAGAAGAAGAATCCCGCGGCCGTGATCAGGACCTGGCTCAAGGAGAACCCGAAGCAGCTCGACAGCTGGCTCGCCGGCGTCAATGCCGCCGACGGCGGCGACGGCCTCGCCTCGGTGAAGGCCTACCTGCAACGTTGA
- a CDS encoding TorF family putative porin: MKFHTTASVLGLCATALWGTAPPALAQSTDPDPVQIAAGPQAGVSVAPEEPAASALSANVTLTSQYVSRGWRQTWGKPALQGGFDYAHPSGFFAGTWMSSVSDRFIENGTVEWDLYAGFGGTAGDLGYGVTAYYYLYPGAKMAFADVRYDYGEIVPSISYKFLTVKYWLTYTRDYFGFNDETLGTTARTGDRHSRGSGYLDINANFDLGAGYGLLLHYGHQRVRGFSFANWRDAKVAVSKSFDGGWSVSLGYTKAWDKDDLFENYTTGAVDSSGRMHVSNPLKGTVLFSVTRTF; the protein is encoded by the coding sequence ATGAAATTCCACACCACCGCCTCCGTCCTCGGCCTGTGCGCAACAGCGCTGTGGGGCACGGCCCCGCCCGCGCTCGCGCAATCGACGGATCCGGATCCCGTGCAGATCGCAGCGGGACCGCAGGCCGGCGTGTCGGTCGCGCCGGAAGAGCCCGCCGCGTCGGCCCTTTCGGCGAATGTCACGCTGACCTCGCAGTACGTCTCGCGCGGTTGGCGGCAGACCTGGGGCAAGCCCGCGCTGCAGGGCGGTTTCGACTACGCCCACCCGAGCGGTTTCTTCGCCGGCACCTGGATGTCGAGCGTGAGCGATCGCTTCATCGAGAATGGGACCGTCGAGTGGGACCTTTACGCGGGCTTCGGCGGGACCGCCGGTGATCTGGGATACGGCGTCACCGCCTACTATTACCTCTATCCGGGCGCAAAGATGGCCTTCGCCGACGTGCGCTACGACTACGGCGAGATCGTTCCCAGTATCAGCTACAAGTTCCTCACGGTGAAGTACTGGCTCACCTACACGCGGGACTATTTCGGCTTCAACGACGAGACGCTCGGCACCACGGCGCGCACCGGCGACCGGCACAGCCGCGGCTCGGGCTACCTCGACATCAACGCCAACTTCGACCTCGGCGCCGGCTACGGCCTGCTGCTCCACTACGGCCATCAGCGTGTGCGCGGCTTCAGCTTCGCCAACTGGCGCGACGCCAAGGTGGCCGTGAGCAAGAGCTTCGATGGCGGGTGGTCCGTTTCGCTGGGGTATACGAAGGCATGGGACAAGGACGACCTGTTCGAGAACTACACGACGGGCGCCGTCGACTCCTCGGGCAGGATGCACGTCTCGAACCCCTTGAAGGGAACGGTCCTGTTCTCGGTCACGAGGACGTTCTGA